The stretch of DNA TATTGTTCTCACTGCGACAACGTGGTGTCACGTTCAACCTTCAAGAGGCACGAAAGGAAAAGATATTCAGTGGACTTAAGGACTGACCAGCCTACAACTTCAGAAAATGATGATGGTGAGTATAAATGTTGTGGTCACTTTAAAGTGACTTCAACATTTAAGCTTTTACACAATTAATGCGCGTTGGTAGTCTCCTAAACTGAGCCATGCTCTCTCACTTTCAACACAGTTGTCCTTGAGGAATCCTCTGTTGCCCAGGAATTATCTTGCAACAGTTCCACCATCAGAAATAATACGGGTGTGCCATCACCAGACAGTCAAGgtgagaataaaataaaaatgcatCTCTCTGTTGACTTCTAAAGACTTTTTTGTACGAACCATTAATAAAAATCATAAAGGTACTTGGCATATCTGACAAATATAAATGAGGCATTGCTTTCCAGAAAACCGCAAAAGTGACATTTATGTTAACTTCCAGAATTTGACCTTGGAGAAGCCTCTCTTTCCGATGAAGTATCTTCAAAAGAATCAACCACTCCAGAAGAAGAAAAGGTGACAGAGGAAAAGGTGACGAGATGACGGGATGTCTTCTTTTATATCAAGAACGGTTTAAGTGAAGttttagactgcgagcagtccctcttCAGTTAAGTCTAAGCTCGGCAGGACTGGAGAGAGCGAACGCTTCGCTCGATTTCCTCACTCGCGCTTTCCTCGCTCGCGCGACCATCCTAatggactgctcgcagtctagtgAAGTTTGAGCCCTCAGCAATTTCCAAAGTTATAAAAAATCAAACTGTAGTATAGATTTTCTTTCCAAGAGGCTTCTGAAATTGGTGATGAAGTCTTCGTTCCTTTTAAAGTGAAGTATTAAATGCGAACGATACTTAGATTAAGTTTCACTggaaataaataagaaaaagtgATTGTGAATATTTCAGGAAATTTAAAATCACTTATAGGTTTCTGTTCCGGAAGCCGCTCTTTTCTCGTCTTACAGGAGCCTGGAACCCTGGACGCTTATTAAGTTCGGCGAACTAATTTAATTCAATACTGAGGCAACGCGCATAGAAGAAAAAACGATGAAAGCCTAAAATTATAGATAACTGAAACTGACTTAACAGAAAACTGAAATGTTCTAGTATATTGGTAGCGCTGTTACTGtaatcaaagcttaaaacaacaaaagcgAATCGAATAAGAAGAAAGAGGCTTCCCTCCTGCAGCGAGCAAGCACAAGTGGGGGGCGAAGGGCGCATTCTATCGagttttttggggggagggatGGTGCGGGGAGTGAACATAAACACTATTAAACGCCATGTTTTTACTGATGTTTTTGAATAACTGCATAGTtcttattctctatttttataGTCAGATGATGATCCCGTGGAAACTGAAAGTGACACCGACAGTGACAGCTGCACAAGAGAAAAGTATAAATGTGGTGACGAAACGTCATCTAACTCTGAGTCAGAATCAGAAGAAGTCTGGAGCGGAGTGTTACCCGAGATGCTGTCCAGAGACATAGAAAATACACCACCGTTGCCCGAAGCGCAGCACCACAAAACAGCCCTTCAAAAAGTAAATTCGCTGGTGTTCTGGCTCCTCTATTTTCTCCTACTTTGGCAAGCGACGTGCCATTTAAGTGATAATGGACTGGTCTGGCTTCTAAGATTCCTTATCTCATGGCTTAAAGTTCTTGGCGTTGAAATCTCTAGTGAGGTATTTGAGAATGTGCGGTTATGCTTCCCTGGGTCGTTATACCTCATAAGACAATTTCTAAATTTGAACAGGGACGATTTTAACAAGTTTGTTGTGTGTCCCAAATGCACAAAACTATACAAATATGACTCTTGCCTTGAGATGGTTAACGGTCGACAAGTAGCAAAAAAGTGTACCAACACTTATTACTCAAGAAGAAAGAAGATGGTTTGCAACGCTTCCATGGCAACAAGAGTGACTCTTCAGAGTGGAAAGACTTGCTTCTACCCGATTAGGTACTATTGCAATTAGAAGCATTATCGAGGAGTTAGAAAAGTTTCTTCTTCGGAAAAATTTCGCTTCGAATTGCGAGTTATGGAGAAACAGAGAAATGGGAGACTTACTTGCCGACGTTTATGATGGAAACTTGTGGAGGGAATTTCAAACTGTGAATGGAATGCCATTTCTGCAGAAACCACGAAATTATGGCTTCATGTTaaactttgatttttttcaaccaatgaaacACCGCAAGGATTACTCTGTTGGAGTCTTTTATTTAGCCCTTTTAAATTTGCCTAGGGCTGAAAGGTTTAAATGGGAGAATATAATTGTTCTAGGCATTGTTCCCTCTCTTGACAGGGAACCTAAAGACTTAAACCAGTTTTTAGAGCCTGCAGTGGATGAACTGAAAGCCTTGTGGAAAGGAGTTCGTTTAAGGTCGTGTCTCAGTAGATTTGCGTTAACGTTTCGTGCAGCCGTTATGAGCATTTCTTCTGATGTTCCAGCCACAAGAAAAATCTGTGGATTTAAGGGCCATTCGGCGATACTTGGTTGCTCTCGCTGCTTAAAGAAATTTCCCGGTGGTTTTGGGGAAAAACGAGATTATTCGGGATTCGATAGAAACTCTTGGAGTCCTCGTACGAATGAAGACCATCGGCGTCAAGCGACAAAAATTTCCAGGAGCAAAACAAATGCAGAGCGAAACTCAATCGGACAGAATAGTGGCATCAGCCATTACAGTGTCTTACTGGAGCTCGAATATTTCGATATTATAAGATCCTGCACCGTAGATCCGATGCACAACCTCTTCCTAGGTACGTCAAAGAAAATGTTCCAGCTGTGGAatgatttgaaattattttccaaGGGTCAACTcaaagaaattgaagagagGATAAAATCCATAGAGGTTCCCAGTGATATCGGTCGATTGCCTATGCGAATATCCAGCAATTCCGGTTCGTACACGGCAGAACAATGGAAAAATTGGACactaatttattcaatttactgccttaaaggtacatgtattttacctGACGAGCATTTCAAATGCTGGCAAACATTTGTGCTAGCATGCAAATACTTGTGCCAATCTGTGATTTCTAGAACTGACTTGGACATAGCTGACGGGCTAATACTCAAGTTCTGCAAGTCAGTAGAGGCTCTGTACGGAAAACATGTGATCACACCCAATATGCACTTACATAATCATCTCAAAGAGGTCATAATCGACCACGGACCTGTAACTAGCTTTTGGTGCTTCAGTTTCGAACGCTTTAATGGAATACTGGGGAGCACTATAACCAACAAGAGATCAGTTGAGTTGCAACTCATGAGAAAACTCTTGATATCAAGGCAATTAAAAGATATGAAGTTACCAGACCGGtacaaagatgaatttttggGTTTATGTTCACCTTCGGGAATGTCGGACTGCGATATTACAGAAGAAGTTTACTCTGACAATTGGTGTGTCACTCACGAGTTTCAAAACATTGCAACAAAGGCACCTCTTCATGGTGTAAACTGGAGAAACGATTCCGGGGTTACCCAACCTTCCAGTTATAAACTTGTTCATTTGGACGTGGATGACGCGACATTGTTGAAACAAGTTTATAAAATCATGTACCCAGGCAGGGAGATTGAAACAGCAAATCTGGCAGAAAGCATACGGAAATTTGGAACAATAAAAATTCTGTCAACTACATATGGATCACAAATGCAGCCCAGAGGAGTTCGGTCTAGTAATATTTTAGCGTCTTGGGTGGCAGACAATGGAGAAGTCCTTCAGGACAGATTTTTGTTGTCTGCTGGCATTGTACGCTACTACTTCAAGCATTCCATTCAGTTCGGGGATGAACACCTCACACACTGCTTTGCCTGCATGAAATGGTATATACCACAAGAACAATCTACCAGTCTATATGGCAACCCAATTAGAGTCTGTAAAAAATACTTCCATCCAGGAGGACCCTCGTCCTTTATGCCTGTCCAAAGGATCTTTTCAAGATTTGCCTCAGCTGAACTGGAAAGGGAgggacaaaaacaaattgtggTGGCTCCCATCAACAGGAATGTTCAATTATGATAACATTTAGAAGAACTATCCAAAATGAAACTTGGATGAGAAATCTAGAACAAAGCCAGACGGCAAACGGCCATttactacatgtagttttcTTGAGTTGGGGTAGCCAATCAAAGGACACAGAAACACTCTCAACAAAAAAGAAGTTGTTTTACAGGCAAAAGTTCATTTTAACAAAAGGTGTATTCTGACTGGATACTAGTTTATTTCTATCGCAGCATCTGTATTCATGTGGATCACAAGCCCAATCACCTATCAGTGACAATGATAAATCTATGACTAAAAAACTTGTGGACCTTTGGTTAGGTCTTAATATTACAAACTGAGTATTGGGCAATATTGAATGAGTAATCAACTAATTCTTCACCGCTTATACACTGATTATCCATTGACTAAACTAATCAGTGCAAGATTATTGATCTCAGCTTTAACTcagataaaaaaattctcacaaCAACTTTATATTAATGACAAATATATATACAGTAGTAGACATTCCTCAGCTTTCCTTCATGTCACACTAATCCTAAAATAGAGAAACACAAGTCACACATTAATAAATAATGTTAACTTTATCAGActattaaaaaaattccagaaaattttgtaaaaagcaAAACATCTGACATGAAACCGTCACTAGCATTCTTTGCCAGTCTACGAATAATCAACCTGTTTTcatgtgttcactgaaaaaggtgcaCAAATTCAAAGATCTGACACAAAGCCGTCACTCGCATTCTGCACCAGTCTACTGATAATCAACCGATTTTcatgtgttcactgaaaaaggtgTCACAATGAAGGTTTTTTGGCCTCTCGTGGTATATTAAAGGAGAATTAAAGGCAAATTAAAGATGAATTGAGCCTCTTGTAGTacattaaagaaaaattaaaggcAATCTAAAACCGATGACTTGTGACCCATGGAACATTACAGTAGAATTAAAGGCAAATTAAAGATCCACCAGTGAagcattttgaaaaattaaagttaCACTTAAGGTGGCACTAAAGAAGTTTCAAATGGACGTTTAAAACAATTTAGGAGTTCTCTTTAAAGTCTATGAAATGTACCTTTAAGTTGCCTTTCATCTCAAATTAAAGCTGTTATGAAATGGTTCATAAGCTAGGCTTTAATTCACCCACAAAAGGCAATTAAAGGTTCATTTCAGGTCTTTAGTAGAGACattaaatataaattaaatgtCTCATTTGTGTACCTTTAAGTTAGCTTTAAACTCAATTAAATCGATTATTTCATCCTGTGGAAGTAGAAATGGTGGAGGAGTAGGTTTTTATATTAAGTCTTCTAATTCTTATGTAGTGCGCTCAGATCTAAATGTAATTAATCTCGAAAATTTAATCATTGAAATTCGTAAACCGAACTCTAGGCCTTTTCTGATAGCGACATGGTACAGACCTCCCTGTTCTCCTACCGATTTATTTTCAAGTTATGAGTCATTTATCGACAAGGTTGATTCTCTTGACCTTGAATACTATTTGTTGGGTGACTTAAAC from Montipora capricornis isolate CH-2021 chromosome 9, ASM3666992v2, whole genome shotgun sequence encodes:
- the LOC138017277 gene encoding uncharacterized protein, with product MHNLFLGTSKKMFQLWNDLKLFSKGQLKEIEERIKSIEVPSDIGRLPMRISSNSGSYTAEQWKNWTLIYSIYCLKGTCILPDEHFKCWQTFVLACKYLCQSVISRTDLDIADGLILKFCKSVEALYGKHVITPNMHLHNHLKEVIIDHGPVTSFWCFSFERFNGILGSTITNKRSVELQLMRKLLISRQLKDMKLPDRYKDEFLGLCSPSGMSDCDITEEVYSDNWCVTHEFQNIATKAPLHGVNWRNDSGVTQPSSYKLVHLDVDDATLLKQVYKIMYPGREIETANLAESIRKFGTIKILSTTYGSQMQPRGVRSSNILASWVADNGEVLQDRFLLSAGIVRYYFKHSIQFGDEHLTHCFACMKWYIPQEQSTSLYGNPIRVCKKYFHPGGPSSFMPVQRIFSRFASAELEREGQKQIVVAPINRNVQL